Proteins found in one Aulosira sp. FACHB-615 genomic segment:
- a CDS encoding Rad52/Rad22 family DNA repair protein — MRDELKAIQSELKKPFPASYHQIRELPGKGFWAFLPHQIIRQRLDEIAPEWQSDFSAMEVVGVDVVCRCGITILGIRKEAIGSVPLVAATNKEGKDVSRGSAADRVAAEAFKNAAEMWGVGAYLDDQGYVATYLSNNAAEMNDEVKNKLRSLITYLRNKGELPPPNSTVTKPAPRTEAPTIKNKPLIQPSRSDRELLMLEVESLCKRKGITPEKGKEILLELYGVKGRSQLRDDQLLNFRDYLSMRPEA, encoded by the coding sequence ATGAGAGACGAATTAAAAGCAATCCAATCAGAACTAAAAAAGCCTTTCCCGGCATCTTATCACCAGATTCGGGAATTACCAGGGAAAGGTTTTTGGGCATTTCTACCACATCAAATTATCCGCCAAAGATTAGATGAGATTGCCCCAGAATGGCAATCTGATTTTTCGGCAATGGAAGTGGTTGGCGTTGATGTTGTCTGTCGGTGCGGGATTACCATACTTGGTATCCGCAAAGAAGCGATCGGCAGTGTGCCTCTGGTTGCCGCCACCAATAAAGAAGGCAAAGACGTAAGTCGAGGGAGTGCGGCGGACAGGGTAGCGGCGGAAGCCTTTAAAAATGCAGCCGAAATGTGGGGTGTGGGTGCGTATTTGGACGATCAAGGATATGTGGCCACTTACCTGAGCAACAATGCAGCAGAGATGAACGACGAGGTTAAAAACAAGCTGCGATCGCTCATCACATACTTGAGAAACAAAGGTGAATTGCCGCCGCCCAATTCCACCGTAACCAAACCGGCCCCTAGAACAGAAGCACCAACTATCAAAAATAAACCCTTGATTCAACCGTCGCGATCTGACAGAGAATTACTAATGCTAGAGGTTGAGTCTTTGTGCAAGCGCAAGGGAATAACGCCAGAAAAAGGAAAGGAAATTCTTTTGGAGTTGTACGGGGTGAAGGGGCGATCGCAGCTAAGAGACGATCAATTACTGAATTTTAGAGACTATTTATCAATGCGACCAGAGGCGTGA
- a CDS encoding FHA domain-containing protein gives MYSLRLVVTPDGASTLPLRETCTIGRHSLCRIKIVEEFISRWHCALIAMPPDIECDRPYFIIKDGELLGKPSANGTWVNSDRIRLIKLKHQDIITFSQFSAYPRLEFLDNYVSLGAEIGTDSHERVS, from the coding sequence ATGTATTCCCTAAGACTCGTCGTAACGCCCGATGGTGCTTCTACGCTGCCACTGCGAGAAACCTGCACCATTGGGCGGCATTCTCTTTGTAGGATCAAAATAGTAGAAGAATTTATCTCAAGGTGGCACTGCGCCTTGATTGCCATGCCACCTGATATTGAGTGCGATCGCCCCTACTTCATAATCAAAGATGGTGAATTACTGGGCAAACCCTCAGCAAACGGAACGTGGGTGAATAGCGATCGCATTAGGTTAATCAAACTCAAGCACCAAGATATCATCACGTTTTCCCAATTCTCCGCATATCCACGCCTTGAGTTTCTGGACAATTATGTTAGTTTAGGCGCAGAAATCGGCACCGACAGCCATGAACGAGTTAGTTAA
- a CDS encoding RNA-guided endonuclease TnpB family protein, producing the protein MQTISVKCKLQVPVELRSKIDQTLQGFADACNQIYETAKRENCWNTTKLHHKVYKPVREATGLKANHVCQAIRRVIGNAKAVKQVHKFRPTSLSLDARTFQYIEESQTVGITLMCGRVKFKLSIGNYQMALLKGQSPTAATLNKTKRGDYYINICVDLPTDPTGRTPKVIGVDLGRRDIATTSTGKSWSGKQIQSVRDRYSKVRANVQSKRTRNSRRLLRRLSGRERRFQEWLNHNISKQLVSSAKRSNSALAFEDLTNIRESLNQKPRSKTERRRTNNWAFYQLRLFVGYKANIAGVPVVFVPPAYTSQTCSRCGGIHPIKGKSYRNGKAFKCGRCGFEHDADINAAINIAVLGKSVSLPGSPGMSCQLQGQMSLFPTIQI; encoded by the coding sequence ATGCAGACTATATCCGTTAAATGCAAGCTTCAAGTCCCTGTAGAGTTGCGGTCTAAAATAGACCAAACTTTGCAGGGATTCGCTGACGCTTGCAACCAGATATACGAGACTGCAAAACGCGAGAATTGCTGGAACACAACCAAGCTTCACCACAAGGTTTATAAACCAGTGCGTGAGGCTACGGGGTTGAAAGCCAACCATGTCTGCCAAGCAATCCGCCGTGTAATTGGTAACGCCAAGGCGGTTAAGCAAGTCCACAAATTCCGTCCCACTTCCTTGAGCTTGGATGCGCGGACTTTTCAATATATTGAGGAGTCGCAAACTGTTGGCATTACCTTGATGTGTGGTCGAGTCAAGTTCAAATTGAGTATTGGCAACTACCAGATGGCATTGCTCAAGGGACAATCCCCAACTGCTGCCACACTCAACAAAACGAAACGCGGTGACTACTACATCAATATCTGTGTTGACTTGCCTACCGACCCCACGGGCAGAACTCCCAAAGTAATTGGGGTTGATTTGGGTAGGCGCGATATTGCCACTACTTCTACTGGTAAATCTTGGAGTGGCAAGCAGATTCAATCTGTCCGTGACCGATACAGCAAGGTCAGGGCGAACGTTCAAAGTAAACGCACTAGGAACTCTAGAAGACTTCTTAGAAGGCTCTCTGGCAGAGAACGTCGCTTTCAAGAATGGTTGAATCACAACATTTCTAAACAACTTGTCAGCAGCGCCAAACGCAGTAATTCCGCTTTGGCTTTTGAGGATTTGACTAATATTCGAGAATCTTTGAATCAAAAACCCAGAAGCAAGACGGAACGCCGCAGAACTAATAATTGGGCGTTTTATCAACTGCGTTTGTTCGTTGGATACAAAGCCAATATCGCTGGTGTTCCAGTGGTTTTTGTACCTCCCGCCTACACATCTCAAACTTGTTCTCGATGCGGAGGCATTCACCCCATTAAGGGTAAATCCTATCGCAACGGAAAAGCTTTTAAGTGTGGGCGTTGTGGTTTTGAACATGATGCTGATATAAACGCGGCTATTAATATTGCTGTTTTGGGGAAGTCTGTAAGCCTTCCTGGAAGTCCGGGGATGAGTTGTCAATTACAAGGACAAATGTCTTTGTTCCCGACGATTCAAATCTGA
- a CDS encoding helix-turn-helix domain-containing protein translates to MPSEQYSINGASNNSYVMLGLFIVQYIGNVKPLIWTKAGLARLGEIIRHSREARGLNLRDTACLISARTGVDIAHNTLGMIERGVGEPKYNSLAAIALWLGGAIGARKPVSNKPNQCKAENVGLGGRQKVRSLPNLTATKISPYLDFKVILWPVRDSGNSANLSYFNKVLTFRQITTHPTAFEVQGLDNLS, encoded by the coding sequence ATGCCTAGTGAACAATATAGCATAAATGGGGCATCTAACAACAGCTATGTTATGCTGGGCTTGTTCATTGTGCAGTACATCGGAAATGTGAAACCCTTGATTTGGACAAAGGCTGGTTTAGCGAGGCTGGGAGAGATAATCCGGCATAGTAGAGAAGCAAGAGGATTAAATTTACGTGACACTGCTTGCTTGATTTCTGCTCGAACGGGTGTAGATATTGCACATAACACACTGGGGATGATTGAAAGGGGTGTTGGCGAACCCAAGTATAATTCCTTGGCAGCGATCGCGCTGTGGCTAGGGGGTGCGATCGGCGCGAGGAAGCCTGTATCAAACAAACCAAACCAGTGCAAGGCAGAAAACGTTGGACTGGGCGGCCGCCAAAAGGTGCGATCGCTCCCAAACCTCACTGCAACAAAGATAAGCCCTTACCTGGATTTCAAGGTGATTCTGTGGCCTGTAAGAGACAGTGGGAACAGCGCCAACTTGAGCTACTTCAACAAGGTTCTTACGTTCCGTCAAATAACGACTCACCCGACAGCGTTCGAGGTACAGGGACTAGATAATCTTAGCTAG